A single Leptolyngbya sp. FACHB-261 DNA region contains:
- a CDS encoding heavy-metal-associated domain-containing protein produces the protein MIQLKVPDLACSACVATVTSAIQKLDPAATVQADPKTKLVQVETSQSEETLRQTLLKIGYPAA, from the coding sequence ATGATTCAACTCAAAGTGCCCGATTTAGCCTGTTCTGCTTGTGTTGCAACTGTAACCAGTGCGATTCAAAAGCTTGATCCAGCCGCAACGGTTCAGGCTGACCCTAAAACTAAATTAGTCCAGGTAGAAACGAGCCAATCAGAGGAAACTTTGCGTCAGACCCTGCTGAAAATTGGTTATCCTGCGGCGTAA
- a CDS encoding GAF domain-containing sensor histidine kinase, with protein MDSRKGAESKLIRRPGISHRAGADLEPLEAALQQAEKLLQERDTQLRAYYQNTPLPTYTWQRQGDVLILTDYNRAALEFTGGAVVNSIGKKAHELYRDTPEVLEALNQCLTERVTLKRELQYRLASTDSSKCLSVSYIFIPPDSVIVQTEDLTERTRIETALEASEQRFWATFDQAAVGITHTDVNGRWQFVNQKHCEILGYTREELLTLQLEDISHPDDLERDRQYTAQLLAGEISSFSMEKRYIRKDEAQIWANLTVSLVRDVVGNPQYLVGIIEDITPRILAKAELQAMCAQVRELNANLEHQVQEHTAQIQQASQFEAVLKRITDAVRDSLDEAQILQTAVRELGLALNASRCDTGLYDLEQGTSTICYEYSPCAPSSIGRVVWMRDFPAVYPQLLQGQYLQLCEIVPNPVRPDQTFLILVCPMSDHHGVVGDLWLFRHPKQGFRELEIRLMQQVANQCAIAIRQARLYQAAQVQVVELKKVNQLKDDFLDTVSHELRTPIANMKMAIKMLQIASSDEQRQRYLQILQTECNREADLINELLDLQRLEAGAELLELEPLHLQQWLPPVVAPFQERATSREQCLQVRVAPDLPVLPTNPSSLERIVAELLNNACKYTPPGGTITVSVAPKPNTLGLRPYSAKVVELKVVNSSMDIPASELVHIFEKFYRIPSSDPWKQGGTGLGLALVKRLVEQIGGQIRAKSQANETSFTVELPCVS; from the coding sequence ATGGACAGCAGGAAAGGTGCAGAAAGCAAGCTAATCCGTCGGCCAGGAATTTCTCACCGGGCTGGAGCTGATTTGGAACCTCTAGAGGCTGCGCTCCAGCAAGCAGAGAAGCTGCTGCAGGAGCGAGACACCCAACTTAGGGCTTACTACCAGAACACACCGCTCCCTACCTATACCTGGCAACGGCAGGGGGATGTTCTAATTCTGACTGACTACAATCGGGCGGCTTTAGAGTTTACAGGGGGAGCCGTTGTCAATTCAATTGGCAAAAAAGCCCATGAACTCTATCGAGACACCCCAGAAGTTTTAGAAGCGCTCAACCAATGCTTGACGGAGCGAGTGACGCTAAAGCGAGAGCTGCAATATCGGTTAGCCTCTACTGATAGTTCCAAGTGCTTATCAGTAAGCTACATTTTTATACCGCCTGATTCAGTAATTGTGCAGACAGAAGACCTTACTGAACGGACGCGGATAGAAACAGCTTTAGAGGCAAGCGAACAAAGATTTTGGGCAACTTTTGACCAGGCAGCTGTTGGCATTACACACACTGATGTGAATGGGCGATGGCAATTTGTCAATCAGAAGCACTGTGAGATTCTTGGGTATACGCGGGAGGAGTTGCTGACTCTGCAGCTAGAGGATATCAGTCACCCTGATGACCTTGAACGCGATCGCCAATATACGGCTCAACTCCTGGCCGGTGAGATCTCATCTTTCTCAATGGAGAAACGCTATATCCGCAAAGATGAGGCTCAAATCTGGGCTAACCTAACTGTTTCCTTAGTACGAGATGTAGTAGGTAATCCTCAGTATTTAGTGGGGATTATTGAAGACATTACACCGCGTATTCTTGCCAAAGCAGAACTGCAAGCGATGTGCGCTCAGGTTCGAGAACTTAACGCCAATCTTGAGCACCAGGTGCAAGAGCACACCGCTCAAATACAACAGGCGTCTCAGTTTGAAGCGGTTCTCAAGCGAATTACGGATGCAGTGCGAGATAGCTTAGACGAAGCTCAAATTTTGCAAACGGCAGTGCGAGAGCTCGGGTTAGCGCTCAACGCCTCTCGTTGTGATACTGGCCTATATGACCTTGAGCAAGGGACATCAACCATCTGTTATGAGTACAGCCCTTGTGCTCCATCCTCTATAGGACGGGTGGTCTGGATGAGAGATTTTCCAGCCGTTTATCCACAGCTCCTTCAAGGTCAATATCTTCAACTTTGTGAGATAGTTCCTAACCCGGTTCGACCCGACCAGACTTTTCTAATTCTGGTTTGTCCGATGTCAGACCATCACGGGGTTGTGGGTGATTTGTGGCTGTTTCGGCACCCGAAGCAGGGCTTTCGAGAGCTCGAAATTCGGTTGATGCAACAGGTGGCCAATCAATGCGCAATTGCCATTCGTCAGGCTCGCCTTTATCAAGCAGCTCAGGTTCAGGTGGTTGAACTGAAGAAAGTCAATCAGCTCAAAGATGATTTTCTCGATACGGTTTCCCATGAACTGCGAACCCCAATTGCCAACATGAAAATGGCAATTAAGATGTTGCAGATTGCCAGTTCTGACGAACAACGCCAGCGTTATTTGCAGATTTTGCAAACAGAATGTAACCGTGAAGCTGACTTGATCAACGAGTTATTGGACCTGCAACGGCTTGAAGCCGGAGCTGAGTTACTGGAGTTAGAACCTTTGCATTTGCAGCAGTGGCTGCCACCAGTTGTGGCTCCGTTTCAGGAGCGAGCGACCAGTCGAGAGCAGTGTTTACAGGTCAGGGTTGCTCCAGATCTACCCGTGTTGCCAACCAATCCTTCTAGCCTTGAGCGCATTGTGGCTGAGCTTCTCAACAACGCCTGTAAGTACACTCCACCGGGCGGTACGATTACGGTCAGCGTAGCCCCGAAGCCAAACACTTTAGGCTTGCGTCCTTACTCAGCTAAAGTCGTTGAGCTGAAGGTGGTCAATTCCAGCATGGACATTCCAGCCTCTGAGCTGGTGCATATCTTTGAGAAGTTCTATCGAATTCCCAGCAGCGATCCCTGGAAGCAGGGGGGAACAGGTTTAGGGCTGGCCCTGGTCAAGAGACTAGTGGAGCAGATCGGCGGCCAAATCCGAGCCAAAAGTCAAGCCAATGAAACTAGTTTCACCGTCGAGTTGCCATGCGTTAGCTAA